A window of Glycine max cultivar Williams 82 chromosome 6 unlocalized genomic scaffold, Glycine_max_v4.0 Gm06_scaffold_98, whole genome shotgun sequence contains these coding sequences:
- the LOC100785126 gene encoding traB domain-containing protein — protein sequence MDAQPPESAAPAASTEDFVHVADLKMESLSESIVRIDEPSEADAAASSAPAESDRRPATLPPELSRNVRVLSCESSAEGGVCDVYLVGTAHVSEESSREVQAIVNFLKPQVVFLELCSSRVAVLTLQNLKVPTMGEMVTMLKKKHNMFEVLYGWFLAKIASKLEVFPGSEFRVAYEEAIKYGGRVILGDRPVQITLRRTWSKMPLWHKTKFLYSLLFQAVFLSNADDLNKMLNEMDDSDMLTLVIQEMSKEFPTLMETLVHERDQYMSSTLLKVASENSSVVAVVGKGHLQGIKKHWKQPVVMKDLMTVPSPKPVVSATRIVTSVGAAVAGVSIISGIYLSCKK from the exons ATGGACGCGCAACCGCCGGAATCCGCCGCGCCGGCAGCCTCGACCGAGGACTTCGTCCACGTCGCGGATCTGAAGATGGAGAGCCTCTCTGAGAGCATCGTTCGAATCGACGAGCCTTCCGAAGCCGACGCCGCCGCTTCCTCCGCTCCGGCGGAATCCGATCGCCGTCCGGCCACGCTCCCGCCGGAACTCTCAAGAAACGTGAGAGTCCTGTCGTGCGAGTCCTCCGCCGAAGGCGGCGTCTGCGACGTTTACTTGGTCGGCACCGCTCATGTCTCCGAG GAATCGAGCAGAGAAGTTCAAGCTATAGTGAATTTTCTGAAACCTCAG GTTGTCTTCTTGGAATTGTGTTCAAGTCGAGTGGCAGTGCTTACCCTTCAAAATCTTAAG GTACCCACTATGGGAGAAATGGTTACCATgttgaagaaaaaacataacatGTTTGAAGTACTTTATGGCTGGTTCCTTGCCAAG ATTGCTAGTAAGCTTGAGGTCTTTCCTGGCTCTGAGTTTCGTGTGGCCTATGAAGAAGCCATCAAGTATGGTGGCAGAGTGATACTTGGTGATCGTCCTGTACAG ATAACATTAAGGAGAACATGGAGTAAGATGCCCCTTTGGCATAAGACAAAATTTTTatactctttacttttccaagcAGTTTTTTTATCCAACGCTGATGATCTTAATAAGATG CTGAATGAAATGGATGACAGTGACATGCTAACACTTGTTATTCAAGAAATGAGTAAGGAGTTTCCAACTTTAATGGAGACTCTTGTGCATGAACGAGATCA ATACATGTCCTCCACATTATTAAAAGTGGCGAGTGAGAATAGCTcagttgttgctgttgttggaaaGGGCCATCTACAGGGAATAAAGAAGCATTGGAAGCAACCTGTGGTG ATGAAGGATCTAATGACAGTTCCATCTCCTAAACCAGTTGTCTCTGCAACAAGAATCGTTACATCTGTTGGTGCTGCCGTGGCCGGGGTGTCCATTATATCGGGCATCTATCTTTCATGCAAGAAATAA